From the genome of Crocosphaera sp. UHCC 0190:
TTCCGGAACAATTTCTGCTACCTTTATTGGGTTAGCTCCCGAAGACATTATAGAACTAGCACAACGCCCTGAGGGAATAACCTCATCCCAATCTGGTACTTTCACTCTAAGAGCAGAGGCTGTGCCTGAACCCAGTGCTTTAGTCAGCTTAGCTGCTTTTGCTGGTGCGGGAACTCTGTTAAATCGTAAGCGCAAAAACAAATAGTCATCTTAAGTTAATCACAAGTTAATTTAAGAAATACTCGCCTTTTTAAAGAAGAGGTGGGTTTTCTTTGTTCCTGTCAACTATCATTAAAGCCAGTTTAGTTACGAATTATCACTAAGAGCTTTTTCTTCTGTTTGAATTCGTTGAATCATTAATAAACCATTAGCAAGACTGAACACTATTGCTGTTAAGTAAGCATTGTGAATCAGAGGAAGTCCAAAAATTTCTAAAATCACCCCTAACCAATTGGGATGTCGTAAATAACGATAAATTCCGGTATCCACAAGAGGTAAACCTGGAATCGTCATAATTGCCAATGTCCAACGGTTTCCTAATGCTTGCATCGACAAATAACGCAAAACTTGTCCGGCAATGGTTGCTATTAACCCAATAACGGCCAGAGAGAGAATAAAAGCACGATCAAAGTACCATACCTCTGCAATCATGGCTACCCACCAACTTACCTGTAGAATTTTAACGACACCCAGTAAATTATCGCTATATTCTTGACCTCCTTGGGCTAAGATTTCAGTGGCATTACGTTGACTAATTCTGAGTTCAAACAGTCGTTGTAATATGACACAGATAATGATGCCGACAAAAATCCATCGAGTAACCATGATTGTTTTTCATCCGATTTCAAGAATTGAGAATGTCAAAACTTAAAGACAAAAGCTTACCATTGCAAGAGAATGACTTCTTGAGAGAAACCTGGCCCCATAGCGATCATCAAACCATAAGAACCTGATGGGGGTTGCTCTGCTGATAAAGTTTTATCTAAGATATAGAGAATAGTCGGAGATGAAAGGTTGCCCACTTCAGCTAATACCTCACGGCTCAGATTTAAAGCCTGTTCATCAAGACCATACTCATCTTCGATCGCATTAATAATTTTTGGTCCCCCTGGATGAACCAACCAACGGGATATATCATCAATGGAGAGATGATGAGCTTCTAAGAGAGGATCAATGGTTTGTCTGAGTCCCACCCTGACATAATCAGAAACTTCTGGCCGCAGGATATTACGAGTTCCGGTATCAACCACATCCATTCCCATTAAGTGAACCGTATCTGGTAACACCATTGAGCGACTATCAACGACTTTGGGACAACCAGCTTGTGCTAAAGGGTGATCATCACCAACCATTAAGACAGCAGCCGAACCATCACCAAACAAGGCCGCCGTCACAATGGTCATGATAATGTCACTATATTGGGAAGGATCATTAGGTAAACGGCGAACCATCGAACATAAATCCCGTTGTAGTGATCCTTGCCAGAGGGAAGAAGAAGGCTCTGAGGCAACCAGAATTGAAGATTCTGTGGGATAGGCCTTTAAATAATCAGCGACACGAGCAACCCCAAAAGCCCCCCCCATACAACCGACACTAGCGAGGGGCATTCTTTTAATGTTTCGAGAAAAAGGAATGTGGTTCATTAGTCGCACATCAATACCAGGAACTGCTGGAATGAGAGAAGTTGCGGTTAACTGAGAGATATCTGTGGGTTCGAGGGCGGTTTTTTTGAGCAATTTCCAGACCGTTTCTTCAACCAGGTCAACAGTTGCTTTAATTGTGGCGTTCATACTTTCCTCAATTCCAGGGGGTTCAAAAAAGGAATCCAGGGGCAACATAAAATAACGTCCTTTAATCAAGACGTTAGTGAAGAAACGATCAATCGTATCTAAATCAAAATCTAGCTCTTTTACCAGGAAGTATTTACGGAGTGCATTGGCTAACACTTCCTGGGGATAATAGTGAGCCGG
Proteins encoded in this window:
- a CDS encoding isoprenylcysteine carboxyl methyltransferase family protein codes for the protein MVTRWIFVGIIICVILQRLFELRISQRNATEILAQGGQEYSDNLLGVVKILQVSWWVAMIAEVWYFDRAFILSLAVIGLIATIAGQVLRYLSMQALGNRWTLAIMTIPGLPLVDTGIYRYLRHPNWLGVILEIFGLPLIHNAYLTAIVFSLANGLLMIQRIQTEEKALSDNS
- a CDS encoding type III polyketide synthase; this encodes MTFIVNTAVGFPAHYYPQEVLANALRKYFLVKELDFDLDTIDRFFTNVLIKGRYFMLPLDSFFEPPGIEESMNATIKATVDLVEETVWKLLKKTALEPTDISQLTATSLIPAVPGIDVRLMNHIPFSRNIKRMPLASVGCMGGAFGVARVADYLKAYPTESSILVASEPSSSLWQGSLQRDLCSMVRRLPNDPSQYSDIIMTIVTAALFGDGSAAVLMVGDDHPLAQAGCPKVVDSRSMVLPDTVHLMGMDVVDTGTRNILRPEVSDYVRVGLRQTIDPLLEAHHLSIDDISRWLVHPGGPKIINAIEDEYGLDEQALNLSREVLAEVGNLSSPTILYILDKTLSAEQPPSGSYGLMIAMGPGFSQEVILLQW